In Mercurialis annua linkage group LG6, ddMerAnnu1.2, whole genome shotgun sequence, the following are encoded in one genomic region:
- the LOC126686042 gene encoding ABC transporter B family member 11-like: MEAENSLRGNTCEASTSKSQEEEEKRKGNGETNAVPFHKLFTFADSFDVALMIIGSIGAIGNGISLPLMTTFFGDTVDVFGNNQNNNDIVHVVSKVALKFVYLGIGTAVAAFLQVVCWMVTGERQAARIRGLYLKTILRQDIAFFDKETNTGEVIGRMSGDTVLIQDAMGEKVGKFLQLVSTFIGGFVVAFVKGWLLTVVMLSTLPLLILAGALMSIMMARVASRGQNAYAKAGIVVEQSIGSIRTVASFTGEKKAISNYEKFLVATYHSGAHEGLITGLGLGIFTFIVFSSYALAIWFGGKMIVEKGYTGGEVINVLFAVLTGATSLGQASPSMSAFASGRAAAFKMFETIGRKPEIDAYEMSGKVLDDIRGDVELKEVYFSYPARPDEQIFSGFSLFIPSGMTAALVGQSGSGKSTVISLIERFYDPQGGEILIDGIKLKEFQLKWIRAKIGLVSQEPVLFTSSIRDNIAYGKDGATTEEIKAAAELANAAKFIDKLPQGLDTMVGEHGTQLSGGQKQRIAIARAILKDPRILLLDEATSALDAESERIVQEALDRIMVNRTTVIVAHRLTTVRNADMIAVIHRGKMVEKGSHSELLADSDGAYSQLIRLQEVNEDSEQAVDVHKRSNISLESQNSQRVSFQRSVSLQRSVSLHRSISRGSSGGGNSPHHSLSVSFGLPTVFNMSANSIVEPEVSPQQNQTPEVPIRRLASLNKPEIPVLIAGSIGAIVNGVIFPLFGILISKVIKAFFKPPHELRKDSNFWAIIFTVIAIVSFLACSTQMYFFAVAGSKLIQRIRSMCFKKVVYMEVGWFDDPENSSGAICARLSADAASVRSLVGDSLAQMVQNIASAVAGLVIAFTASWQLAFIILAIIPLAGLNNYVQVKFLKGFSADAKMMYEEASQVANDAVGSIRTVASYCAEEKVMLLYKKKCEGPLKTGIRQGLISGIGFGVSFFLLFSVYATSFYAGARLVEDGKTTFSDVFQVFFALTMAAMGISQSSSFAPDSSKAKTAVASIFSILDRKSKIDPSDESGTTLDNVKGEIELRHVSFRYPSRPDIQIFRELSLSIHCGKTVALVGESGSGKSTVISLLQRFYDPDSGHITLDGVEIQSLQLKWLRQQMGLVSQEPVLFNDTIRANIAYGKDENATEAEILDASELANAHNFISSLQQGYDTLVGERGIQLSGGQKQRVAIARAIVKTPKILLLDEATSALDAESEKVVQDALDRVMVNRTTVVVAHRLSTIKNADVIAVVKNGVIVEKGRHENLIKISNGFYASLVALHMSASTV; this comes from the exons ATGGAAGCGGAAAATAGCTTACGCGGTAATACCTGTGAGGCCAGCACATCGAAAAGCCAGGAAGAGGAGGAGAAGCGAAAAGGAAATGGAGAAACTAATGCAGTTCCATTTCACAAGCTCTTTACATTTGCAGATTCCTTTGATGTTGCTTTGATGATCATAGGCTCAATTGGTGCTATCGGGAATGGAATAAGCCTGCCCCTGATGACAACGTTTTTTGGGGATACTGTTGATGTTTTTGGAAATAACCAGAATAACAATGATATTGTGCATGTAGTCTCCAAG GTGGCTCTAAAATTTGTCTACTTGGGAATAGGAACCGCCGTAGCCGCATTTCTCC AGGTGGTCTGTTGGATGGTAACAGGGGAGCGACAGGCTGCTAGAATAAGAGGTTTATATTTGAAAACTATACTGAGACAAGATATTGCTTTCTTTGATAAGGAAACAAACACTGGAGAGGTTATCGGTAGAATGTCCGGTGACACTGTTCTTATACAAGATGCTATGGGAGAAAAG GTTGGGAAATTTTTGCAGCTTGTATCAACGTTCATTGGAGGATTTGTAGTAGCATTTGTTAAAGGGTGGCTTCTTACTGTTGTCATGTTGTCCACACTGCCCCTGCTTATTCTGGCTGGTGCACTTATGTCTATCATGATGGCTAGGGTAGCATCTCGTGGTCAAAATGCCTATGCAAAAGCAGGAATTGTAGTTGAGCAGTCTATTGGTTCAATCAGAACG GTTGCATCATTTACCGGAGAGAAGAAAGCCATAAGTAATTATGAGAAGTTTCTTGTTGCTACTTACCACTCAGGTGCTCACGAGGGCTTAATTACTGGACTGGGTCTTGGCATATTTACCTTCATCGTGTTCTCTAGTTATGCGCTTGCTATTTGGTTTGGAGGGAAGATGATAGTGGAAAAAGGATATACAGGTGGCGAAGTGATTAATGTGCTTTTTGCTGTGTTGACTGGTGCCAC GTCCCTAGGGCAGGCATCTCCCTCCATGAGTGCATTTGCTTCTGGCCGAGCTGCAGCCTTTAAGATGTTTGAAACCATTGGTAGAAAGCCAGAGATAGATGCTTATGAGATGAGTGGAAAGGTATTGGATGACATCCGTGGAGATGTAGAGTTAAAGGAAGTATATTTCAGTTATCCAGCTAGACCCGATGAGCAAATTTTTAGTGGATTCTCTCTTTTTATACCAAGTGGCATGACTGCAGCTTTGGTTGGACAAAGTGGAAGTGGGAAATCAACAGTTATTAGTCTAATAGAGAGATTTTATGATCCACAAGGTGGTGAAATTCTCATTGATGGCATCAAACTTAAAGAGTTTCAGCTAAAGTGGATTAGGGCAAAGATTGGACTTGTCAGCCAAGAACCTGTGCTATTTACATCCAGCATTAGGGATAATATTGCATATGGAAAAGATGGAGCGACCACTGAAGAGATAAAAGCTGCTGCTGAACTTGCCAATGCTGCTAAATTCATTGATAAACTGCCTCAG GGTCTAGACACTATGGTTGGTGAGCATGGAACACAGCTTTCTGGTGGACAGAAGCAGCGAATTGCAATAGCAAGAGCAATCCTAAAAGATCCACGAATCTTACTTTTGGATGAAGCTACAAGTGCACTTGATGCAGAGTCTGAAAGAATTGTTCAGGAGGCATTAGATAGGATTATGGTCAATCGGACAACAGTCATTGTTGCCCATCGTCTGACTACCGTTAGAAACGCTGATATGATTGCTGTCATACATCGCGGGAAGATGGTTGAGAAAG GTTCACATTCTGAACTACTTGCGGATTCTGATGGAGCATACTCTCAACTTATAAGGTTGCAAGAAGTAAATGAAGATTCAGAACAAGCTGTAGATGTGCATAAAAGATCAAACATTTCTTTGGAGTCACAGAATAGTCAAAGAGTATCATTTCAACGATCTGTTTCATTACAACGATCAGTTTCATTGCATCGATCTATCAGTCGGGGATCATCTGGTGGCGGAAATAGCCCTCATCATTCATTATCAGTCTCATTTGGTTTACCTACAGTATTTAATATGTCTGCGAATTCCATAGTAGAACCAGAAGTTTCTccacaacaaaaccaaactccAGAGGTCCCAATTCGCCGCCTTGCATCTCTTAACAAGCCTGAGATTCCAGTGCTTATAGCTGGATCCATAGGTGCAATCGTCAATGGTGTAATATTTCCTCTTTTTGGTATATTAATTTCTAAAGTGATCAAAGCTTTCTTTAAACCACCTCATGAATTGAGGAAAGATTCGAATTTCTGGGCAATCATATTCACGGTAATTGCCATAGTCTCATTTTTGGCATGTTCTACACAAATGTACTTTTTTGCTGTGGCTGGGTCAAAGTTAATCCAGCGGATCAGATCAATGTGTTTCAAGAAGGTGGTTTATATGGAGGTTGGTTGGTTTGATGACCCTGAGAACTCGAGCGGTGCAATTTGTGCTAGACTTTCAGCAGATGCGGCATCAGTGCGTTCTTTAGTTGGAGATTCACTAGCTCAGATGGTTCAAAACATTGCCTCAGCAGTAGCAGGTCTCGTTATTGCCTTCACCGCAAGTTGGCAACTAGCGTTTATTATTCTGGCAATAATTCCTCTTGCAGGACTTAATAATTATGTTCAAGTGAAGTTCTTAAAAGGTTTCAGCGCAGATGCAAAG ATGATGTATGAAGAAGCAAGCCAAGTAGCAAATGATGCAGTTGGGAGTATAAGAACTGTTGCCTCTTACTGTGCAGAAGAGAAGGTGATGCTACTGTACAAGAAGAAATGTGAAGGCCCTCTGAAGACAGGCATAAGGCAAGGGCTTATCAGTGGAATAGGGTTCGGAGTATCATTCTTCTTATTGTTTTCTGTCTATGCAACCAGTTTCTATGCTGGAGCTCGATTGGTGGAGGATGGCAAAACAACATTTTCAGATGTTTTTCAA GTTTTTTTTGCTTTAACTATGGCTGCTATGGGAATTTCTCAATCAAGCTCCTTTGCTCCTGATTCCTCCAAGGCCAAGACTGCAGTTGCttccattttttcaattttagatcgaAAGTCAAAAATAGATCCTAGTGATGAGTCAGGGACGACATTAGATAATGTCAAAGGAGAGATTGAGCTTCGTCATGTAAGCTTTAGGTATCCATCTAGGCCAGATATTCAAATTTTCCGAGAACTGAGCCTGTCTATTCATTGTGGCAAG ACTGTGGCTCTAGTTGGTGAAAGTGGGAGTGGAAAATCAACAGTCATCTCATTGTTACAAAGATTTTACGATCCGGATTCTGGCCATATAACTCTAGATGGAGTAGAAATTCAGAGTCTCCAACTCAAGTGGTTGAGACAGCAGATGGGGCTTGTGAGCCAAGAACCCGTATTGTTTAACGATACAATCCGTGCCAACATTGCATATGGGAAGGATGAGAATGCAACAGAGGCAGAAATCTTGGATGCATCGGAGTTGGCCAATGCACATAACTTCATCAGTAGCTTACAACAG GGATATGACACTCTTGTAGGAGAGCGAGGAATCCAACTCTCTGGCGGACAGAAACAAAGGGTAGCTATAGCTCGTGCCATAGTAAAAACTCCAAAGATACTGCTACTAGACGAAGCAACCAGCGCACTGGATGCTGAATCTGAGAAAGTGGTCCAAGATGCATTAGACCGGGTAATGGTGAACAGGACAACCGTTGTTGTAGCTCATCGTTTATCTACAATCAAGAATGCAGATGTCATCGCAGTGGTTAAAAATGGTGTTATTGTCGAGAAAGGAAGGCATGAGAATTTGATCAAAATCAGTAATGGTTTCTATGCTTCTTTGGTGGCCCTTCACATGTCTGCCTCAACAGTATAA
- the LOC126686044 gene encoding ABC transporter B family member 11-like, producing the protein MLKIEEQEVKEEKDSSLDGSKAKEDEKSKTVPILKLFSFADSTDVLLMIAGTIGAFGNGACMPISSLLLGEMIDSFGINQSNKDIAHIISKVALKYVYLAIGAAAASLLQVSCWMVTGERQAARIRNYYLKTILRQDIAFFDKETNAGEVVGRMSGDTVLIQDAMGEKVGKFLQLVATFLGGFIIAFLKGWMLALVMLSVIPLLVIAGAISSILISKIATRGQNAYTEAAAVVEQTIGSIRTVASFTGEKRAISVYNGHLQTSYTSGVHEGIAAGVGIGVVFLVLFSSYGLAVWFGGKMILEKGYTGGEVINVIVAILVGSTSLGQASPCVSAFAAGQAAAYKMFETINRKPEIDACDTSGRVLDDLHGDIELKDVYFSYPARPDEDIFSGFSLSIPSGCTAALVGHSGSGKSTVISLIERFYDPRSGEVLIDGINLNEFQLKWIRNKIGLVSQEPALFTSSIRDNIAYGKDGATIEEIKVAAELANAAKFIDKLPQGLDTMVGERGTQLSGGQKQRIAIARAILKNPRILLLDEATSALDAESERVVQEALDRIMVNRTTVIVAHRLTTVRNADMIAVLHQGKMVEKGTHFQLLKDPGGAYSQLIHLQEVNKESEQEASEHNRSEISVELYRQSSQRRSLPRSISRGSSRNSSHHEILSAPFGLPTEHRGPDNALEDLETFPSNEQTPEVSIRRLAYLNKPEIPALIVGTIAACINGAILPIYGVLISKAIKTFFEAPHELRKDSKFWAVMFTTLGLVSLVVNPLRAYFFAVAGSKLIQRIRSLCFEKVVCTEIGWFDNPVHSSGAIGARLSADAAAVRALVGDALSQLVQSIATALAALVIAFTASWQLAFVILALIPLIGANSLLQIKSIKGFSEDAKMKYEEASQVANDAVGSIRTVASFCSEDKVMQLYEKKCEAPKRTGVRLGLVSGVGFGISSLFLYCFYAISFYAGARLLEGGYTTFSDVFQVMLALIMAAIGISQTSSLGADTAKAKAATASVFGIIDQKSIIDPSDESGTTLETVRGDIEMHHLSFKYPSRPDIQIFQDLSLAIRSGKTVALVGESGSGKSTVIALLQRFYDPNSGHITLDGVEIKNLQLSWLRQQMGLVSQEPSLFNDTIRTNIAYGKEENATEAEIIAATELANAHNFISSLQQGYDTIVGERGIQLSGGQKQRVAIARAIVKSPKILLLDEATSALDAESERAVQDALDRVMVDRTTVVVAHRLSTIKNANVIAVVKNGTIVEKGKHETLINIKDGFYASLVALHMTTKTA; encoded by the exons ATGTTGAAAATCGAAGAGCAAGAGGTGAAAGAAGAGAAAGACTCGAGCTTGGATGGAAGTAAAGCAAAAGAGGACGAGAAATCGAAAACAGTTCCGATTCTGAAGCTGTTTTCTTTTGCTGATTCAACTGATGTATTATTGATGATTGCTGGAACTATCGGTGCATTCGGAAATGGAGCTTGTATGCCTATATCTTCATTGCTTTTAGGAGAAATGATTGATTCCTTTGGAATCAACCAGAGCAATAAAGATATAGCTCATATAATTTCCAAG GTCGCTTTAAAATATGTCTACTTGGCAATTGGAGCTGCAGCAGCATCCTTACTTC AGGTATCGTGTTGGATGGTTACGGGGGAAAGACAGGCTGCAAGAATAAGGAATTATTATCTGAAAACTATATTAAGACAAGATATTGCTTTCTTCGATAAGGAAACAAACGCCGGAGAGGTTGTTGGTAGAATGTCTGGTGATACTGTTCTTATTCAAGATGCAATGGGCGAAAAG GTTGGAAAGTTTTTGCAATTAGTGGCCACTTTTTTAGGGGGATTTATAATAGCATTTTTGAAAGGGTGGATGCTTGCCCTTGTGATGTTATCTGTTATTCCCCTGCTAGTAATAGCTGGTGCAATTTCTTCCATTTTGATATCAAAGATCGCAACTCGTGGACAAAATGCTTACACGGAAGCAGCTGCTGTAGTAGAGCAAACGATTGGCTCAATTAGAACG GTTGCATCATTTACTGGAGAGAAACGAGCTATTAGTGTTTACAACGGACATCTTCAGACTTCTTATACATCAGGTGTGCACGAAGGTATTGCTGCTGGAGTCGGTATTGGCGTAGTTTTTCTAGTTTTGTTCAGTAGCTATGGCTTGGCTGTATGGTTTGGTGGGAAGATGATACTAGAGAAAGGATATACTGGAGGGGAAGTGATTAATGTTATTGTTGCTATATTGGTCGGTTCAAC GTCATTGGGACAGGCATCGCCTTGTGTTAGTGCTTTTGCGGCAGGACAAGCTGCAGCGTATAAAATGTTCGAGACGATAAACAGGAAGCCAGAGATTGATGCTTGTGATACAAGTGGAAGAGTATTGGACGACCTCCACGGAGATATAGAGTTGAAAGATGTATATTTCAGTTATCCAGCAAGACCAGATGAGGATATATTTAGCGGTTTCTCTCTTTCCATCCCGAGTGGCTGCACTGCAGCTTTGGTTGGGCATAGTGGAAGTGGGAAATCAACAGTTATCAGTCTGATAGAGAGATTTTATGATCCAAGATCAGGAGAAGTTCTCATTGATGGAATTAATCTCAATGAATTTCAGCTTAAATGGATTAGAAACAAAATTGGCCTCGTTAGCCAGGAACCTGCGTTGTTTACGTCTAGTATCAGGGACAATATTGCATATGGGAAGGATGGTGCAACCATTGAGGAGATAAAAGTTGCAGCTGAACTTGCCAATGCTGCAAAGTTCATTGATAAATTACCTCAG GGCCTTGACACTATGGTTGGTGAGCGGGGAACTCAACTTTCTGGCGGGCAGAAGCAGAGAATTGCAATTGCAAGAGCAATCTTGAAGAACCCTCGGATTTTACTTTTGGATGAAGCCACAAGTGCACTTGATGCAGAGTCTGAGCGAGTAGTGCAAGAGGCACTGGACAGGATCATGGTCAACCGAACTACTGTTATTGTTGCCCATCGTTTGACCACTGTCAGGAATGCTGATATGATTGCTGTTCTTCATCAAGGGAAGATGGTCGAAAAAG GCACACATTTTCAACTACTTAAGGATCCTGGTGGAGCATACTCTCAGCTTATACACTTACAGGAAGTGAATAAAGAATCAGAACAAGAAGCAAGTGAACACAACAGATCAGAAATTTCTGTCGAGTTATATAGACAATCAAGTCAAAGAAGGTCACTGCCCCGCTCCATAAGTAGGGGATCATCAAGAAATAGCAGTCATCACGAGATACTATCAGCTCCATTTGGTTTGCCTACAGAACACAGAGGCCCTGACAATGCATTGGAAGATCTAGAAACTTTTCCTTCAAATGAACAAACTCCAGAGGTTTCAATCCGCCGCCTTGCCTATCTTAATAAACCAGAGATTCCAGCTCTTATAGTTGGCACTATTGCTGCATGTATCAATGGCGCAATACTTCCGATTTATGGTGTCCTCATCTCCAAagcaatcaaaacattttttgaGGCGCCTCATGAACTGAGAAAAGACTCCAAGTTTTGGGCAGTAATGTTTACGACCCTTGGTCTGGTATCGTTGGTGGTAAATCCATTGAGAGCATACTTTTTTGCTGTGGCTGGATCTAAGCTAATTCAAAGGATTAGGTCACTTTGTTTTGAGAAGGTGGTTTGTACGGAAATTGGATGGTTTGATAACCCAGTCCACTCAAGTGGGGCTATCGGTGCTAGGCTTTCAGCAGACGCCGCAGCAGTGCGAGCTTTAGTTGGAGATGCATTATCTCAGTTGGTTCAAAGCATTGCAACAGCATTAGCAGCTTTGGTCATTGCCTTTACTGCAAGTTGGCAGCTAGCATTTGTTATACTTGCACTAATCCCTCTGATAGGTGCCAATAGTTTGCTGCAGATAAAGTCTATTAAAGGATTCAGTGAAGATGCAAAG ATGAAGTATGAGGAAGCGAGCCAAGTTGCTAATGATGCAGTTGGAAGTATAAGAACAGTTGCTTCCTTCTGCTCTGAAGATAAAGTTATGCAACTGTATGAAAAGAAATGTGAAGCTCCCAAGAGGACAGGAGTAAGGCTAGGATTGGTAAGCGGCGTAGGATTTGGAATTTCGTCCTTATTTTTATACTGTTTCTATGCTATTAGTTTCTATGCTGGAGCTCGACTACTTGAGGGTGGCTATACAACATTTTCAGATGTTTTTCAA GTTATGTTAGCTTTGATTATGGCAGCAATTGGAATTTCCCAAACGAGTTCGTTGGGTGCTGATACCGCAAAAGCCAAGGCTGCAACTGCTTCTGTATTTGGAATAATAGACCAAAAGTCGATTATTGACCCGAGTGATGAGTCAGGTACAACATTAGAAACTGTTAGGGGAGACATTGAGATGCATCATTTAAGCTTTAAATATCCATCCAGACCGGatatccaaattttccaggaCCTCAGTTTAGCTATTCGTTCGGGCAAG ACTGTTGCCCTGGTTGGAGAAAGTGGTTCTGGTAAATCCACAGTGATAGCATTGCTGCAAAGATTTTATGATCCAAATTCGGGTCATATTACACTTGATGGAGTCGAAATCAAAAACCTCCAGCTGAGTTGGTTAAGGCAGCAAATGGGACTTGTCAGCCAAGAGCCTTCTTTATTCAACGACACAATCCGAACCAACATTGCTTACGGAAAGGAAGAAAACGCAACTGAGGCAGAAATTATAGCTGCAACAGAGCTAGCCAATGCCCACAATTTCATCAGCAGTTTACAACAG GGTTATGATACAATTGTAGGGGAACGAGGAATTCAACTGTCAGGAGGACAGAAGCAAAGGGTAGCTATAGCTCGAGCCATAGTCAAGAGTCCTAAAATATTACTACTAGATGAGGCAACAAGTGCATTAGATGCTGAATCCGAAAGGGCGGTTCAAGACGCATTAGACCGAGTCATGGTGGACAGGACTACTGTCGTTGTAGCTCATCGATTATCGACGATAAAGAATGCAAATGTTATTGCAGTAGTCAAGAATGGAACAATTGTGGAGAAGGGAAAACATGAGACATTAATCAACATTAAGGATGGTTTTTATGCCTCCTTAGTTGCACTTCATATGACTACTAAAACTGCATAA